A stretch of the Corylus avellana chromosome ca6, CavTom2PMs-1.0 genome encodes the following:
- the LOC132185920 gene encoding uncharacterized protein LOC132185920: MALRFEILGRFNRARAAQLTLPHFGCQTPLFMPVGTQGTIKGLATNQLEEIGCQIILGNTYHLALRPTSELIDELGGLHKFMNWPRALLTDSGGFQMVSLLHLADITEKGVTFQSPVDGKPMLLTPEESIQIQNRIGADIIMALDDVVKTTITGPRIEEAMYRTLRWIDRCIAAHKRPHEQNLFGIVQGGLDPVLRDICVRGLVERNLPGYAIGGLAGGESKDSFWRVVAQCTAALPEDKPRYVMGVGYPLDIVVCSALGADMYDCVYPTRTARFGTALVPEGVLKLKHKAMADDTRPIDPTCACMVCKNYTRAYIHCLVTKDAMGSQLLSYHNLYYMMKLSRDLHTSIIQERFPEFVCEFLQKMFPEGNVPEWVCNAMEVAGIDISCCCGKTSGIDLLLLQ, encoded by the exons ATGGCGCTTCGTTTTGAG ATTCTCGGGAGATTCAATCGTGCTCGTGCAGCTCAACTAACACTCCCTCACTTTGGGTGCCAGACACCCCTGTTTATGCCTGTGGGTACACAAG GGACTATCAAAGGGTTGGCAACTAACCAGCTTGAGGAGATTGGTTGCCAAATAATACTAGGAAATACATATCATTTGGCACTTCGTCCTACTTCTGAGCTTATTGATGAATTGGGGGGTCTTCACAAATTTATGAACTGGCCTAGAGCATTGCTAACAGATTCCGGCGGCTTTCAAATG GTATCATTATTGCATTTAGCTGACATCACTGAAAAGGGAGTTACATTTCAg TCACCAGTTGATGGAAAGCCCATGCTCCTAACACCTGAGGAATCAATTCAAATCCAA AACAGAATTGGAGCAGATATTATCATGGCTCTTGATGATGTAGTGAAAACAACCATTACTGGTCCACGTATAGAGGAAGCCATGTACCGCACTCTTAGATGGATAGACAGATGTATAGCAG CTCACAAGAGACCGCATGAGCAGAATTTATTTGGTATTGTACAAGGTGGATTAGACCCTGTTCTAAG GGATATATGTGTTAGAGGCTTGGTCGAGCGGAATTTACCCGG GTACGCTATTGGTGGTCTTGCAGGTGGTGAAAGTAAAGATTCATTTTGGCGTGTTGTTGCTCAGTGCACTGCTGCATTGCCCGAGGATAAACCACGATATGTTATG GGAGTTGGTTATCCACTGGATATTGTGGTTTGCAGTGCTTTAGGTGCTGATATGTATGACTGTGTTTATCCCACTCGTACTGCTCGCTTTGGCACAGCTCTTGTACCTGAG GGAGTGCTGAAGCTAAAACACAAAGCGATGGCTGATGATACTCGCCCCATTGATCCTACATGTGCTTGTATG GTCTGTAAGAATTATACTAGAGCCTACATCCATTGTCTTGTTACAAAAGATGCCATGGGATCTCAGCTTTTGTCATATCACAATCTGTACTACATGATGAAG cttAGCCGAGATCTACATACGTCAATAATCCAGGAAAGGTTTCCAGA GTTTGTATGCGAGTTTCTGCAGAAAATG TTTCCTGAAGGCAATGTCCCTGAATGGGTATGCAATGCCATGGAGGTTGCCGGAATTGATATCTCTTGCTGCTGCGGCAAAACCTCCGGAATTGATCTCTTATTGTTGCAGTAA
- the LOC132184564 gene encoding homeobox-leucine zipper protein ATHB-6-like → MKPFSSSESLGSLISICPAKEKKEQPNTQGYSEEFQAMLDRFNQEDMGYDTHHLVLGKKRRLSLDQVKALEKNFEVENKLEPERKVKLGEELGLQPRQVAIWFQNRRARWKTKQLERDYGVLKATYDALKLDYHNLGQENEALTTKLRELKAKLCRESAESINCSVKEECLISELDNNGLREKEGHENSKDGSSDSDSNGIVKEEMSKMNISLCFNNGSSSSSTSLVKTYQSQHVRMEDQSLFSTEEGCNFFSVDQAPTLHWYFPEQ, encoded by the exons ATGAAGCCGTTCAGTAGCTCAGAGTCCTTGGGTTCTTTGATCTCCATTTGTCCAGCTAAAg AGAAGAAAGAGCAACCCAACACACAGGGTTACAGTGAAGAATTCCAGGCAATGCTCGACAGGTTTAACCAAGAAGACATGGGGTACGATACCCACCACCTCGTATTGGGAAAGAAACGGCGGCTAAGCTTGGATCAGGTGAAGGCATTGGAGAAGAACTTTGAGGTGGAGAACAAGCTTGAACCAGAGCGGAAGGTGAAACTCGGCGAAGAATTAGGCTTGCAGCCACGACAAGTAGCTATATGGTTCCAAAACCGCCGAGCCCGTTGGAAGACTAAGCAATTGGAGAGAGACTACGGCGTTCTCAAAGCCACTTATGATGCTCTGAAGCTTGACTATCACAATCTTGGGCAAGAAAATGAAGCTCTAACCACAAAG CTGAGAGAGTTGAAAGCGAAGCTCTGCAGAGAAAGTGCAGAAAGCATTAATTGCTCTGTTAAAGAAGAGTGTTTAATCTCAGAGTTGGACAACAATGGTTTACGTGAGAAGGAAGGGCATGAGAATTCAAAAGATGGGTCATCGGATAGCGATTCAAATGGGATCGTGAAGGAAGAAATGAGCAAAATGAATATTTCTCTCTGCTTCAATAATGGgtcgtcttcatcttcaacttcactGGTGAAAACATACCAATCTCAGCATGTGAGGATGGAAGACCAGAGCTTGTTTAGTACAGAGGAgggctgtaatttcttttcggTGGATCAAGCTCCTACTCTCCACTGGTACTTCCCTGAGCAGTGA